A segment of the Streptomyces sp. XD-27 genome:
GTTGCGGTCGAGCGAGGGCAGCAGGAGCTTGGTCAACAGCATGGGCGCGAGCAGGTTGACCTGGAGTTGAGAGGCCCATGCGGTGGTGTCGGCCTCGCGGACCGCTCCGTGGCCGCGACCGTGGCCGGCGGCGAGCACCGCACCCGCCAGGCCGGGCACCTCGGCCAGGACGGCATCGACGGTTTCCGCCAACGCGTCGGTCCGGGTGAGGTCCGTGGGAACGGCCATGGCCTGTACGCCGTGCGCGTCCGAGAGCTGCTCGGCGAGGTCGCGCAGCCGGCCTTCGCGACGGGCCAACAGCACGACGTCGTGTCCCGCGGCGGCCAGTCGATGCGCGGTGGCGCGGCCGATGCCGCTGCTCGCCCCGGTGATCAGGATCGTGCCGGGTCCGGTGGGGTGGTGCGGGTCTGGCGTGGTCATGCCTGCTTCTCTCG
Coding sequences within it:
- a CDS encoding SDR family oxidoreductase, giving the protein MTTPDPHHPTGPGTILITGASSGIGRATAHRLAAAGHDVVLLARREGRLRDLAEQLSDAHGVQAMAVPTDLTRTDALAETVDAVLAEVPGLAGAVLAAGHGRGHGAVREADTTAWASQLQVNLLAPMLLTKLLLPSLDRNGGRLILIGSVFGHRPMPGYAPYAAAKHGLAAFARSLALEERPPGGCRVSLLSPGATNTEFASVLAGEETPRVHDVTAWPYHPLLAEDVARAVAWILRQPPHVRIAELQIDPTDAAY